A genomic region of Streptomyces sp. NBC_00247 contains the following coding sequences:
- a CDS encoding GNAT family N-acetyltransferase, whose product MSDLSTNELSIRAAAPADLDEVLIFWKEAAEGTSISDDRDGIARLLERDPECLLLAERGGRLAGTVIAGFDGWRCHLYRLAVHPEQRRRGVATALLSAAEERFVRLGGRRGDAMVLDANERAQHAWRAAGYERQSRWSRWVKPLSR is encoded by the coding sequence ATGAGCGATCTTTCGACGAATGAACTCTCGATACGCGCCGCCGCCCCCGCCGATCTGGACGAAGTCCTCATCTTCTGGAAGGAGGCCGCCGAGGGGACGAGCATCAGCGACGACCGGGACGGGATCGCGCGACTCCTGGAACGGGACCCCGAGTGTCTCCTGCTCGCGGAGCGCGGCGGGCGGCTCGCCGGAACGGTGATCGCCGGTTTCGACGGCTGGCGCTGCCACCTCTACCGGCTCGCCGTCCATCCGGAGCAGCGTCGCCGCGGTGTGGCCACCGCACTGCTGTCGGCCGCGGAGGAACGATTCGTACGCCTTGGCGGCCGACGCGGGGACGCCATGGTCCTCGACGCGAACGAGCGCGCCCAGCATGCCTGGCGCGCGGCGGGGTACGAGCGGCAGTCCCGGTGGAGTCGCTGGGTGAAGCCCTTGTCCCGCTGA
- the bioB gene encoding biotin synthase BioB, whose protein sequence is MDLLSTLVDKGLRRELPTREEALAVLATSDDELLDVVAAAGRVRRQWFGRRVKLNYLVNLKSGLCPEDCSYCSQRLGSEAGILKYSWLKPEEASRAAAAGVAGGAKRVCLVASGRGPTDRDVDRVSRTIEAIKDENEGVEVCACLGLLSDGQAQRLRSAGADAYNHNLNTSEATYGDITTTHTYADRVETVRQAQGAGLSACSGLIAGMGESDEDLVDVVFALRQLDPDSVPVNFLIPFEGTPLAKEWNLTPQRCLRILAMVRFVCPDVEVRLAGGREVHLRSMQPLALHLVNSIFLGDYLTSEGQAGQADLDMIADAGFEVEGADTTTLPGHRAAAGAGAGCGEHDDSVACGGCGGGAEAGGGCAPCGGPAVAVEASAGVPPKEQAAAASARTDLVAVRRRGAGTDLAPNA, encoded by the coding sequence ATGGACCTGTTGAGCACACTGGTGGACAAGGGGTTGCGGCGCGAACTGCCGACCCGCGAAGAGGCGCTCGCCGTGCTGGCGACCTCCGACGACGAACTGCTCGACGTGGTGGCCGCGGCGGGCAGGGTGCGCCGTCAGTGGTTCGGGCGCCGGGTGAAGCTGAACTACCTGGTCAACCTCAAGTCGGGGCTGTGCCCGGAGGACTGCTCCTACTGCTCGCAGCGGCTCGGCTCCGAGGCGGGCATCCTCAAGTACTCCTGGCTGAAGCCCGAAGAGGCGTCACGCGCGGCGGCGGCCGGGGTGGCCGGGGGTGCGAAGCGGGTCTGCCTGGTGGCGAGCGGCCGGGGCCCCACCGACCGGGACGTGGACCGGGTCTCCCGGACCATCGAGGCGATCAAGGACGAGAACGAGGGCGTCGAGGTGTGCGCCTGTCTGGGCCTGCTCTCCGACGGGCAGGCCCAGAGGCTGCGTTCGGCGGGAGCGGACGCGTACAACCACAACCTCAACACCTCCGAGGCCACCTACGGCGACATCACCACCACCCACACCTACGCCGACCGGGTGGAGACCGTGCGCCAGGCCCAGGGGGCGGGGCTGTCCGCCTGTTCCGGGCTGATCGCGGGCATGGGCGAGAGCGACGAGGACCTGGTCGACGTGGTCTTCGCGCTCCGTCAACTCGACCCCGACTCCGTGCCGGTGAATTTCCTGATCCCGTTCGAGGGCACGCCGCTCGCCAAGGAGTGGAACCTGACGCCCCAGCGGTGTCTGCGGATTCTGGCGATGGTCCGGTTCGTCTGCCCGGACGTGGAAGTGCGGCTCGCCGGTGGCCGCGAGGTGCATCTGCGATCGATGCAGCCGCTCGCGCTGCACCTGGTCAACTCGATCTTCCTGGGCGACTATCTGACCAGTGAGGGGCAGGCGGGCCAGGCGGATCTCGACATGATCGCCGACGCCGGGTTCGAGGTGGAGGGCGCGGACACCACGACGCTGCCCGGCCACCGGGCCGCGGCCGGAGCGGGCGCGGGATGCGGGGAGCACGACGATTCCGTCGCTTGCGGCGGTTGCGGTGGAGGGGCGGAAGCGGGCGGTGGTTGCGCTCCCTGCGGCGGACCGGCCGTGGCGGTGGAAGCGTCGGCGGGCGTCCCGCCGAAGGAGCAGGCGGCTGCCGCTTCGGCGCGTACGGACCTGGTGGCCGTGCGCAGGCGGGGCGCGGGGACGGATCTCGCTCCGAATGCCTGA
- a CDS encoding ABC transporter permease, whose translation MTMSHAAVSALHSEWVKARSVRAVHGSLIAVFVVTVAISVLVSATVGQTEMNHPDADPVFQAFYALNFAQIAAVAFGATAFSSEFTGGALRVSLTAVPRRDLFYAAKMVVVGVQALIVGEAAGFAGFLLGQLFMGQFAIGLGHPGALRAVLGSGVYLALMALFAAGLTALLRSGVAVMSILVPFILIVSFVVGDVASGAADFLPDRAGQLILRENPAGSLGPWSGMAVTAAWTATALLAGWWAIRTRDV comes from the coding sequence ATGACCATGTCGCACGCAGCGGTCTCGGCTCTTCATTCGGAGTGGGTCAAGGCGCGGTCCGTCCGTGCCGTCCATGGCTCTCTGATCGCGGTGTTCGTGGTCACGGTGGCCATCTCCGTGCTGGTCTCCGCCACCGTGGGGCAGACAGAGATGAACCATCCCGATGCCGATCCGGTGTTCCAGGCCTTCTACGCGCTGAACTTCGCGCAGATCGCTGCCGTGGCCTTCGGCGCCACCGCCTTCTCCTCCGAGTTCACGGGCGGAGCCTTGCGTGTGTCTCTGACCGCGGTGCCCCGCCGCGACCTGTTCTACGCCGCGAAGATGGTCGTCGTGGGTGTGCAGGCTCTGATCGTCGGGGAGGCGGCCGGCTTCGCCGGCTTTCTGCTGGGGCAGCTGTTCATGGGGCAGTTCGCGATCGGGCTGGGGCACCCCGGCGCGCTGCGAGCCGTGCTGGGCAGCGGCGTCTATCTCGCGCTCATGGCCCTGTTCGCGGCGGGGCTGACGGCGTTGCTCCGGAGCGGGGTCGCGGTGATGAGCATCCTCGTGCCATTCATTCTGATCGTCTCGTTCGTCGTGGGAGACGTGGCTTCAGGAGCGGCTGACTTCCTCCCCGACCGGGCGGGCCAGCTGATCCTGCGCGAGAACCCGGCGGGCAGCCTCGGCCCCTGGAGCGGGATGGCGGTGACCGCCGCCTGGACGGCCACCGCACTGCTCGCCGGCTGGTGGGCGATACGTACCCGGGACGTCTGA
- a CDS encoding SGNH/GDSL hydrolase family protein, whose product MEMNASYTSFVAVGDSFTEGMSDLLPDGTYRGWADVLASRLAARSPGFRYANLAVRGKLIGQIVDEQVGPAVALQADVVTLVGGLNDTLRPNCDMGMVRGRLEEAVERLAPSCKTLVLMRSPGRNGPVLDRFRPRMEELFALVDDLAGRHGALVADLYGAPSLGDPRLWDIDRLHLTSEGHSRVAEAVWQTLGLPTESDWRIPMETAPPVRWGTRRIEDARFARQHLAPWIGRRLTGRSSGDGRVGAQFDAASGRAFWITPANPVDPGPVTSWLRCDESREL is encoded by the coding sequence ATGGAAATGAATGCCTCTTACACCAGTTTCGTCGCGGTCGGCGACTCGTTCACCGAGGGCATGTCGGACCTTCTGCCCGACGGCACCTACCGGGGCTGGGCCGACGTTCTCGCCTCCAGGCTGGCGGCCCGCTCTCCCGGCTTCCGGTACGCCAACCTGGCCGTCCGGGGCAAGCTGATCGGCCAGATCGTCGACGAACAGGTGGGACCCGCCGTGGCACTGCAGGCGGACGTGGTGACCCTCGTCGGCGGCCTCAACGACACCCTCCGCCCCAACTGCGACATGGGCATGGTGAGAGGGCGGCTCGAGGAAGCCGTGGAGCGACTCGCACCGTCGTGCAAGACGCTCGTGCTGATGCGCAGCCCCGGTCGGAACGGTCCGGTGCTGGACCGCTTCCGTCCACGCATGGAGGAGCTGTTCGCGCTGGTGGACGACCTGGCCGGCCGGCACGGCGCGCTGGTCGCCGACCTCTATGGAGCGCCGTCGCTGGGCGACCCGCGCTTGTGGGACATCGACCGGCTCCACCTGACCTCGGAAGGGCACAGCAGGGTCGCCGAGGCGGTCTGGCAGACGCTGGGGCTGCCCACCGAGAGCGACTGGCGAATCCCCATGGAGACGGCGCCGCCGGTGCGCTGGGGTACCCGCCGGATCGAGGACGCCCGCTTCGCCAGGCAGCATCTGGCTCCCTGGATCGGGCGTCGGCTCACCGGCCGGTCCTCGGGCGACGGCCGCGTCGGCGCCCAGTTCGACGCGGCCTCCGGGCGCGCCTTCTGGATCACCCCGGCGAATCCCGTCGATCCCGGTCCGGTGACCTCCTGGCTCCGGTGCGACGAGTCGCGGGAACTGTAG
- a CDS encoding hemolysin family protein yields MTEVLLLLVAVLLSIACGAFVAAEFSLTTVERGDLERAVERGERGAAGALKAVRSLTFQLSGAQLGITVTNLVVGMLSESSIAKLIRGPLVAIGLSPSLSRSVALVLGTALSTVVLMVVGELVPKNWAISSPLKVAKAVATPQRVFTAVFRPFISHLNNTANRILRRFGLEPAEELASARSPQELAALARHSAKEGALEADTAELFVRTLNLAELTAENVMTPRVQVTALDLQATAEDVANATRATGLSRFPVYRGSLDTVVGVAHIKDVLAVPADQRPRRSVSDLLREPLLVPETLGVDKLLDRLSGRKLAMAVVIDEYGGTAGVVTLEDIVEEVVGEVRDEHDPHETPDLAPAGEDADGRTLWSADGAARTDQLRTIGLRAPEGPYETLAGLVAHEVGRIPREGDRVELAGWRIDVVDASGRRAARALLHAPLPGEDPLTEDAR; encoded by the coding sequence ATGACCGAAGTGCTTCTGCTGCTCGTCGCCGTGCTGCTCTCGATCGCCTGCGGCGCCTTCGTCGCCGCCGAGTTCTCCCTGACCACGGTGGAACGCGGCGACCTCGAACGAGCCGTCGAGCGGGGCGAGCGGGGTGCGGCCGGCGCTCTCAAGGCCGTCCGCAGCCTCACTTTCCAGCTCTCCGGGGCACAGCTCGGCATCACCGTCACCAACCTGGTGGTCGGCATGCTCTCCGAGTCCTCGATCGCCAAGCTCATCCGCGGGCCACTGGTCGCGATCGGGCTCTCCCCCAGCCTGTCGCGGTCGGTCGCGCTGGTCCTCGGTACCGCCCTGTCCACGGTGGTCCTGATGGTGGTCGGTGAACTCGTCCCCAAGAACTGGGCGATCTCCTCGCCTCTGAAGGTCGCCAAGGCGGTCGCCACACCTCAACGGGTCTTCACCGCCGTCTTCCGTCCCTTCATCAGCCATCTCAACAACACCGCCAACCGCATCCTGCGCCGCTTCGGCCTCGAACCGGCCGAGGAGCTCGCCTCCGCCAGGAGCCCGCAGGAGCTGGCGGCCCTGGCGCGCCACTCCGCGAAGGAGGGGGCTCTGGAGGCGGACACCGCCGAGCTTTTCGTCCGCACCCTCAATCTCGCCGAGCTCACCGCGGAGAACGTCATGACGCCCCGGGTCCAGGTCACCGCGCTGGACCTGCAGGCGACCGCCGAGGATGTCGCGAACGCGACCAGGGCGACCGGGCTGTCCCGCTTCCCGGTCTATCGCGGCAGCCTGGACACGGTCGTGGGCGTCGCTCACATCAAGGACGTCCTCGCGGTGCCCGCGGACCAGCGGCCCCGCAGAAGCGTCTCCGACCTGCTGCGCGAACCCCTTCTCGTACCCGAGACCCTCGGCGTCGACAAACTGCTCGACCGTCTCTCCGGCCGCAAGCTCGCCATGGCCGTCGTCATCGACGAGTACGGCGGCACGGCCGGTGTGGTGACCCTGGAGGACATCGTCGAGGAGGTCGTCGGCGAGGTGCGCGACGAGCACGACCCCCACGAGACGCCCGATCTGGCCCCCGCCGGGGAGGACGCCGACGGCCGCACCCTCTGGTCGGCCGACGGCGCGGCGCGCACCGACCAGCTCCGTACGATCGGTCTGCGCGCTCCGGAAGGCCCGTACGAAACCCTCGCCGGGCTCGTCGCCCACGAGGTCGGACGCATCCCCCGGGAGGGGGACAGAGTGGAACTGGCCGGGTGGCGGATCGATGTCGTGGACGCTTCCGGGCGTCGCGCCGCACGCGCCCTGCTGCACGCGCCGCTCCCCGGTGAGGACCCCCTGACGGAGGATGCCCGATGA
- the purB gene encoding adenylosuccinate lyase, which yields MTAVSAKPRIPNVLAGRYASTELAVLWSPEQKVKLERQLWLAVLRAQKDLGIEVPDSALADYERVLDQVDLASIAEREKVTRHDVKARIEEFNALAGHEQVHKGMTSRDLTENVEQLQIRLSLELMRDRTVAVLARLGKLAGEYRELVMAGRSHNVAAQATTLGKRFATGADELLVAYGRLEELLGRYPLRGIKGPVGTAQDMLDLLGGDTAKLADLEQRIAGHLGFANAFTSVGQVYPRSLDYDVVTALVQLAAAPSSISKTIRLMAGHELVTEGFKPGQVGSSAMPHKMNTRSCERVNGLMVILRGYASMTGELAGDQWNEGDVSCSVVRRVALPDAFFAFDGLLETFLTVLDEFGAFPAVVARELDRYLPFLATTKVLMGAVRAGVGREVAHEAIKENAVASALAMREQGAERNELLDKLAADERIPLDREQLDALMADKLSFTGAAGDQVTTVVNRIEAIVKEHPAAAGYTPGSIL from the coding sequence GTGACTGCTGTGTCTGCGAAGCCTCGCATCCCCAATGTCCTTGCCGGCCGCTACGCCTCCACGGAGCTGGCCGTTCTCTGGTCCCCCGAGCAGAAGGTGAAGCTGGAGCGTCAGCTGTGGCTGGCGGTGCTGCGTGCTCAGAAGGACCTCGGGATCGAGGTACCCGACTCGGCGCTCGCCGACTACGAGCGTGTTCTCGACCAGGTCGACCTCGCCTCCATCGCCGAGCGCGAGAAGGTCACCCGCCACGACGTGAAGGCCCGCATCGAGGAGTTCAACGCCCTCGCCGGCCACGAGCAGGTCCACAAGGGCATGACCTCCCGTGACCTCACCGAGAACGTCGAGCAGCTCCAGATCCGTCTCTCCCTGGAACTCATGCGCGACCGCACCGTGGCGGTGCTGGCGCGGCTCGGCAAGCTCGCGGGCGAGTACCGCGAGCTCGTCATGGCAGGCCGGTCCCACAACGTCGCCGCGCAGGCCACCACGCTCGGCAAGCGGTTCGCGACCGGCGCCGACGAACTGCTCGTCGCCTACGGGCGTCTGGAAGAGCTGCTCGGCCGCTACCCCCTCCGCGGCATCAAGGGCCCGGTCGGGACCGCGCAGGACATGCTGGACCTGCTGGGCGGCGACACGGCCAAGCTCGCGGACCTGGAACAGCGCATCGCGGGCCACCTCGGCTTCGCCAACGCTTTCACCTCGGTCGGCCAGGTGTACCCGCGCTCCCTCGACTACGACGTGGTGACCGCCCTCGTCCAGCTGGCTGCCGCCCCTTCGTCCATCTCCAAGACGATCCGCCTCATGGCGGGGCACGAACTGGTGACGGAGGGCTTCAAGCCCGGCCAGGTCGGCTCGTCCGCGATGCCGCACAAGATGAACACCCGGTCCTGCGAGCGCGTCAACGGCCTCATGGTCATCCTGCGCGGCTACGCCTCGATGACCGGCGAGCTCGCCGGCGACCAGTGGAACGAGGGTGACGTCTCGTGCTCGGTGGTACGCCGGGTGGCGCTGCCGGACGCCTTCTTCGCCTTCGACGGCCTGCTGGAGACCTTCCTGACGGTCCTGGACGAGTTCGGCGCCTTCCCCGCCGTCGTGGCGCGCGAACTCGACCGGTACCTGCCGTTCCTGGCGACCACCAAGGTCCTCATGGGCGCGGTGCGGGCCGGTGTCGGCCGCGAGGTCGCACACGAGGCGATCAAGGAGAACGCGGTCGCTTCTGCTCTCGCGATGCGGGAGCAGGGCGCGGAACGCAACGAACTTCTGGACAAGCTGGCGGCGGACGAGCGCATCCCGCTGGACCGTGAGCAGCTGGACGCCCTGATGGCGGACAAGCTGTCGTTCACGGGGGCCGCCGGTGACCAGGTCACCACTGTGGTCAACCGGATCGAGGCCATCGTCAAGGAGCACCCCGCAGCTGCCGGTTACACCCCCGGGTCGATTCTCTGA
- the mug gene encoding G/U mismatch-specific DNA glycosylase → MTPEELAAARDRVVPDVVAGGLRVLFCGINPSLTTAATGYHFAHPGNRFWPVLHLSGFTPRRLSPAEQGELPSYGLGITNVVARATARADELTAEEYRAGGHILVEKTGRLQPRWLAVVGVTAYRTAFGERHARIGPQERRIGGARVWALPNPSGLNAHWTVDSMAEEYARLREAVEETAAPGSG, encoded by the coding sequence GTGACACCCGAAGAGTTGGCCGCCGCCCGCGACCGCGTCGTTCCCGATGTGGTCGCGGGCGGTTTGCGTGTGCTGTTCTGCGGCATCAATCCCAGCCTCACGACCGCCGCGACCGGCTACCACTTCGCGCACCCCGGCAACCGTTTCTGGCCGGTGCTCCATCTTTCCGGCTTCACACCCCGCAGGCTGTCTCCGGCGGAACAGGGTGAGCTGCCTTCCTACGGCCTCGGCATCACCAATGTCGTCGCGCGGGCCACCGCCCGGGCCGACGAGCTGACCGCCGAGGAGTACCGCGCGGGCGGACACATCCTGGTCGAGAAGACCGGGCGCCTGCAGCCTCGGTGGTTGGCGGTCGTCGGCGTGACGGCCTACCGGACGGCCTTCGGGGAGCGCCACGCCCGAATCGGACCGCAGGAACGGCGCATCGGCGGCGCCCGCGTCTGGGCTCTTCCCAACCCCAGCGGTCTCAATGCTCATTGGACCGTTGACTCGATGGCTGAAGAGTACGCCCGCCTCCGTGAGGCCGTGGAGGAAACTGCCGCGCCCGGCAGCGGTTGA
- a CDS encoding antitoxin, giving the protein MPRTQLNSRVDQAVADEAARRRRATMTRTVAERPEPGAEDAGHAFVEAAADFMQRYESVFAEEFGTERVAR; this is encoded by the coding sequence ATGCCCAGGACCCAGCTGAACTCCCGAGTGGACCAGGCCGTAGCGGACGAGGCCGCACGGCGGAGGAGGGCGACCATGACCCGCACCGTGGCGGAGCGCCCGGAACCCGGCGCGGAGGACGCGGGCCACGCCTTCGTGGAAGCGGCTGCCGATTTCATGCAGCGGTACGAATCGGTCTTCGCCGAGGAATTCGGCACGGAGCGCGTCGCGCGCTGA
- a CDS encoding hemolysin family protein yields the protein MTVLQLFIGLLTLVVNAFFVGAEFALISVRRSQIEPAAEAGDRRARSVLWGLEHVSALLAAAQLGITLCTLVLGIVAEPAIAHLLEPVFDAVGVPHGLVHPLSFVIALTVATYLHMLLGEMVPKNVALADPAKGALLLGPPLVALARGLRPVIFAINAFASLLLKLLRVETRNEVSATFSDDQLALLVRDSGDAGLVDDRSAERLRHALELGSRPVRDVAMPIAQMVCTPVGTTPEELERLSAESGYSRFPVMDGEQRILGYLHVKDALDAAPRDVPFPVAAMRPIARVRAAAPLDDVLTALRRSRTHLAAVLDDDGRLVGTVTMEDVLRELVGRPRSG from the coding sequence ATGACCGTTCTCCAGCTCTTCATCGGTCTGCTGACACTGGTCGTGAACGCGTTCTTCGTGGGCGCGGAATTCGCCCTCATCTCGGTGCGCCGGAGCCAGATCGAGCCGGCCGCCGAAGCCGGTGACCGGCGGGCCCGCAGCGTGTTGTGGGGCCTGGAACACGTCTCGGCGCTGCTGGCGGCGGCCCAGCTCGGCATCACCCTCTGCACCCTGGTGCTGGGCATCGTCGCCGAACCGGCCATCGCCCACTTGCTGGAGCCCGTGTTCGACGCGGTCGGGGTACCGCACGGCCTGGTGCATCCGCTGTCGTTCGTCATCGCGCTGACGGTGGCTACCTACCTCCACATGCTGCTCGGCGAGATGGTTCCGAAGAACGTCGCGCTGGCCGACCCGGCGAAGGGCGCGCTGCTCCTCGGCCCGCCGCTGGTGGCGCTGGCGAGAGGGCTGCGCCCGGTGATCTTCGCGATCAACGCGTTCGCCAGTCTGCTGCTGAAGCTCCTGCGGGTGGAGACGAGGAACGAGGTTTCGGCGACCTTCTCGGACGACCAGCTGGCTTTGCTGGTGCGGGATTCCGGGGACGCGGGGCTGGTGGACGACCGGTCGGCCGAGCGGCTGAGGCATGCCCTGGAACTCGGCAGCCGCCCCGTCCGGGACGTGGCCATGCCGATCGCGCAGATGGTCTGCACCCCGGTGGGCACGACCCCCGAGGAGCTGGAGCGGCTGTCGGCCGAATCCGGATACTCGCGCTTCCCCGTGATGGACGGCGAGCAGCGGATACTCGGCTACCTCCACGTCAAGGACGCCCTGGACGCGGCACCGCGCGACGTGCCGTTCCCGGTCGCCGCGATGCGCCCCATCGCCCGGGTACGGGCGGCGGCCCCCCTCGACGACGTACTGACCGCGCTCCGGCGCAGCCGTACGCACCTCGCGGCGGTACTGGACGACGACGGCCGGCTGGTCGGCACCGTCACCATGGAGGACGTGCTGCGCGAGCTCGTCGGACGACCGCGGTCCGGCTGA
- the bioD gene encoding dethiobiotin synthase: MTILVVSGTGTEIGKTIVTAAVAVASGGRVAVLKPAQTGVAPGENGDAAEVVRLAGGEVTAVELARYPEPLAPATAARRCGLAPVRPYEIADAARKLATEHDLVLIEGAGGLLVRYDDDGATLADAARLLEAPVLLVAAAGLGTLNSTALTAEALRARGLMCPGVVIGSMPTDPDLATRCNVEDLPVAAGAPLVGVLPAGAGSLRPADFRAKAPAWLAPELGGIRGAG, encoded by the coding sequence ATGACCATTCTGGTGGTGTCGGGCACGGGCACCGAGATCGGCAAGACGATCGTGACCGCGGCCGTGGCGGTCGCTTCGGGCGGCCGGGTCGCGGTGCTCAAGCCCGCGCAGACGGGTGTCGCTCCGGGGGAGAACGGTGACGCGGCCGAAGTGGTACGACTGGCGGGCGGCGAGGTGACGGCGGTCGAACTGGCGCGCTACCCGGAGCCGTTGGCGCCCGCGACGGCCGCCCGGCGCTGCGGGCTGGCGCCAGTACGTCCGTACGAGATCGCCGACGCCGCGCGGAAGCTCGCGACGGAACACGATCTGGTGCTGATCGAGGGGGCGGGCGGGCTGCTCGTACGGTACGACGACGACGGGGCCACGCTGGCGGACGCGGCCCGGTTGCTGGAGGCGCCGGTGCTGCTGGTGGCGGCGGCCGGGCTCGGCACGCTCAACTCCACCGCGCTGACGGCGGAGGCGCTGCGGGCCCGGGGCCTCATGTGCCCGGGGGTGGTGATCGGCAGCATGCCCACCGACCCGGATCTGGCCACGCGGTGCAACGTGGAGGACCTCCCGGTCGCGGCGGGCGCCCCGCTCGTTGGCGTACTGCCGGCCGGGGCGGGATCGCTGCGGCCCGCCGACTTCCGCGCGAAGGCGCCCGCTTGGCTCGCGCCGGAGCTGGGCGGTATCCGCGGGGCCGGCTGA
- a CDS encoding fic family toxin-antitoxin system, toxin component: protein MEHDEPPESPPPGPESLRIDLSWLLMVAEHRTPGDPHVADWGALVAAVSRHEAEIFGSPVYASPHARAASLLQLLLHVPALEHSNAMFASAVAYGYLVASGLPVRTSPDRVRDLARLVKEGKAGVRDIADELHDWCG, encoded by the coding sequence ATGGAACACGACGAGCCACCCGAATCACCGCCACCCGGCCCCGAGAGCCTGCGCATCGATCTCTCCTGGCTGCTCATGGTGGCCGAGCACCGGACGCCGGGAGATCCACACGTCGCCGACTGGGGCGCCCTCGTCGCCGCCGTCAGCCGGCACGAGGCGGAGATCTTCGGCAGCCCGGTCTATGCCAGCCCTCATGCGCGTGCTGCCTCGCTGCTCCAACTGCTGCTGCACGTGCCGGCGTTGGAGCACTCCAATGCGATGTTCGCCTCCGCGGTGGCATACGGATACCTGGTCGCTTCCGGGCTCCCCGTAAGGACGTCCCCCGACCGCGTGCGTGACCTGGCCCGTCTGGTGAAGGAAGGCAAGGCCGGCGTGCGCGACATCGCGGACGAGCTGCACGACTGGTGCGGCTGA
- a CDS encoding adenosylmethionine--8-amino-7-oxononanoate transaminase, whose translation MPDAYVEGPARSLGPPPGLPHAPSSTLTPARLRSLDRAHVWHPYGPMPGRQAPLIVESASGVRLRLAEPVDGQRELVDGMSSWWSAVHGYNHPVLNEAAHAQLGRMSHVMFGGLTHEPAVRLAARLVEITPGPLQHVFLADSGSVSVEVAVKMCLQYWRSAGRPAKQRLLTWRGGYHGDTWQPMSVCDPEGGMHELWSGVLPRQIFADAPPDGFDAEVDEAYAEHLRQLIARHAHELAAVIVEPVVQGAGGMRFHSPGYLRVLREACDAHGVLLVLDEIATGFGRTGRLFAAEHAGIAPDVMCVGKALTGGYLTMAATLCTTRVAEGISRGEVPVLAHGPTFMGNPLAAAVACASVDLLLGQDWQREVARIGAGLRTGLAGAAGLPGVADVRVLGAIGVVQLDHEVDMEAATRAAVREGVWLRPFRDLVYTMPPYVTDDEDVARICRAVCAAAREG comes from the coding sequence ATGCCTGACGCGTACGTCGAAGGGCCGGCCCGCTCCCTCGGGCCGCCCCCCGGCCTCCCCCACGCCCCGTCGTCCACGTTGACGCCCGCCCGGCTGCGGTCCCTCGACCGGGCGCACGTCTGGCACCCCTACGGGCCGATGCCCGGACGGCAAGCACCGCTGATCGTGGAGTCCGCGTCCGGTGTCCGGCTGAGACTCGCGGAACCCGTCGACGGACAGCGGGAACTGGTGGACGGGATGTCCTCCTGGTGGTCCGCGGTGCACGGCTACAACCATCCGGTCCTGAACGAGGCGGCGCACGCACAACTGGGACGGATGAGCCATGTCATGTTCGGCGGGCTCACCCATGAGCCCGCCGTCCGGCTGGCCGCCCGGCTGGTGGAGATCACTCCCGGCCCCCTCCAGCACGTCTTCCTCGCCGACTCGGGTTCCGTCTCCGTGGAGGTGGCGGTGAAGATGTGCCTGCAGTACTGGCGATCGGCCGGCCGGCCCGCCAAACAGAGGCTCTTGACCTGGCGCGGCGGCTATCACGGCGACACCTGGCAGCCGATGTCGGTATGTGATCCCGAGGGCGGGATGCACGAACTCTGGTCGGGGGTCCTGCCCCGGCAGATCTTCGCCGACGCCCCGCCGGACGGCTTCGACGCGGAGGTCGACGAGGCCTACGCGGAGCATCTGCGCCAGCTGATCGCCCGTCACGCCCATGAGCTGGCCGCGGTGATCGTGGAGCCCGTCGTCCAGGGCGCGGGGGGAATGCGATTCCACTCGCCCGGCTATCTGCGGGTGCTCAGGGAGGCGTGCGACGCGCACGGCGTCCTGCTCGTCCTCGACGAGATCGCGACCGGATTCGGCCGCACGGGGCGGCTGTTCGCCGCGGAGCACGCCGGGATCGCCCCGGACGTCATGTGCGTCGGCAAGGCGTTGACCGGCGGCTACCTCACGATGGCGGCGACCCTGTGCACGACGAGGGTGGCCGAGGGCATTTCGCGCGGCGAGGTACCCGTGCTGGCGCACGGCCCGACCTTCATGGGCAACCCGCTCGCGGCGGCGGTCGCCTGCGCCTCCGTGGACCTGCTGCTCGGCCAGGACTGGCAGCGCGAGGTGGCGCGGATCGGCGCGGGGTTGCGGACCGGTCTGGCGGGCGCCGCCGGGCTGCCCGGGGTCGCGGACGTACGGGTGCTGGGGGCGATCGGGGTCGTCCAGCTCGATCACGAGGTGGACATGGAGGCGGCGACCCGTGCTGCGGTGCGGGAGGGCGTATGGCTGCGTCCGTTCCGGGACCTCGTGTACACGATGCCGCCGTACGTGACGGACGACGAGGACGTGGCACGGATCTGCCGTGCCGTGTGCGCCGCGGCGCGGGAAGGATGA